One stretch of Armigeres subalbatus isolate Guangzhou_Male chromosome 2, GZ_Asu_2, whole genome shotgun sequence DNA includes these proteins:
- the LOC134210584 gene encoding myosin-10 isoform X2 has translation MESVGHVTVPLRVGGKKMRKRRELDALVAHSLAKSSGKRHIAGNGIASHDQLLSNSTDDQEDYSWPKIRTQSRCRRKRFSCVRTCGPLILVSCIFLSLGFMYWLYFDIRQQVAEYRIRIEQVSATSQNVPEALQKWHETSKNLEQNQTALNGKLREIQQVLSNFSTELKQLRDTIEKKKENSQEAQLNSLKSSVAGLGSKIEDALTRIVALEDQRTKDQGEQKTLRQSVDDLQVLLNKVRNNSSPASMDNTLNNATEQTIANIREQLSAQIENMSQNFTGELQALQQKNIWLGRDVSKHEKSISELIDNSANVSSHVKSVENIWVDMKANLTSLEVSAKQMSEQIDALQNATSGFKTSLGTVRDQCDQYGEQNNVINGEIEAIKKRLEEAERRQVAPTASSGSLNSTNADKDTISKLHQLFDSSPTQSTSQTAGSESEPKQPIAPTSRQPATIAVPSSGVSSSSGSSTITTTTTTATAPAASPSANVGGGGMM, from the exons TTCAGGAAAACGACACATTGCTGGAAACGGAATCGCCTCGCATGATCAGCTACTATCTAACTCAACTGACGATCAGGAAGACTATTCATGG CCCAAGATACGAACCCAGTCCCGATGTCGCAGGAAGCGTTTCTCCTGCGTACGCACCTGCGGTCCCCTTATTCTGGTCTCCTGTATCTTCCTGTCGCTCGGGTTCATGTACTGGCTGTACTTTGACATCCGGCAGCAGGTCGCCGAGTACCGGATCCGCATCGAGCAAG TGTCTGCCACTAGTCAAAACGTGCCGGAAGCCTTACAAAAATGGCACGAAACGTCGAAAAACCTCGAGCAGAACCAAACAGCGCTGAACGGAAAATTACGCGAGATTCAACAAGTGCTGAGCAATTTCTCCACAGAG CTCAAACAGCTCCGGGATACGAtagagaaaaagaaagaaaactcCCAAGAAGCACAGCTCAACAGTCTGAAGTCGAGCGTGGCAGGATTGGGATCTAAGATTGAGGACGCCCTCACAAGGATAGTGGCCCTCGAGGACCAGCGTACGAAGGATCAGGGCGAACAGAAAACGCTACGGCAGAGTGTCGATGATTTACAG GTTCTGCTCAACAAGGTGCGTAACAATTCATCCCCGGCGTCGATGGACAACACGCTGAACAATGCCACGGAGCAAACGATCGCCAACATTCGGGAGCAGTTGTCGGCCCAGATCGAAAACATGTCGCAGAACTTCACTGGCGAACTGCAGGCCCTGCAGCAGAAAAACATTTGGCTGGGTAGGGATGTAAGCAAACACGAAAAGAGCATCagtgagttgatcgataactccGCCAATGTTTCTTCGcacgtgaaatccgtggagaaCATCTGGGTTGATATGAAGGCGAATCTGACTAGTTTGGAGGTCAGCGCGAAACAAATGAGCGAGCAGATCGATGCACTGCAGAACGCTACCAGCGGGTTTAAGACCAGCTTGGGAACGGTTCGCGATCAGTGTGATCAATACGGTGAACAAAACAATGTGATAAACGGCGAAATTGAAGCCATCAAAAAGCGACTGGAGGAAGCGGAACGACGTCAAGTGGCACCGACTGCATCAAGCGGTTCCCTGAACTCTACAAAC GCTGACAAGGACACCATTTCGAAGCTGCACCAATTGTTCGACAGTTCACCGACTCAGTCAACGTCGCAGACGGCGGGCAGCGAATCGGAGCCGAAGCAACCGATAGCGCCTACAAGTCGACAACCGGCGACGATAGCGGTGCCATCCAGCGGTGTTAGCAGCAGCAGCGGTAGCAGCAcaatcaccaccaccaccactaccGCCACTGCACCAGCTGCCAGTCCCAGTGCGAACGTTGGTGGTGGTGGAATGATGTGA